From Chaetodon trifascialis isolate fChaTrf1 chromosome 1, fChaTrf1.hap1, whole genome shotgun sequence, one genomic window encodes:
- the ubl7b gene encoding ubiquitin-like protein 7b, translating to MVEMASSDWQLSLKLVDQPKSIFHFPEMMPGDVSPGGYRVATLKQLVAAQFPDSIPDPELIELVHCGRKLKDDLTLDACGIQPGSTVHILKKTWAEPESCPEPVNRATAAREFRVFHAALHSLNSAYRDSVYKMLTNKESLDQIIVATPGLRSDPVALGVLQDKDLFVQFTDPNMLDVLISSHPALVNAIILVLHSVAGSMPTQSSASSSRNVSTSSYSDMPGGFMFEGMSDDEDDIQSGSPAGPSSRAGGSTGMRPVSLSHSGATGPRPITQSELATALALASTPDSSAVTPTTSSQADPSSSVAPMPAGTPVSNDLFSQALQQALQASNMSALQGRWQSQMQQLRDMGIQDEELMLRALQATDGDIQAALELIFAGGPGL from the exons ATG GTAGAGATGGCTTCTTCGGATTGGCAGCTGTCTTTGAAGCTGGTGGATCAGCCCAAATCCATCTTCCACTTCCCGGAGATGATGCCGGGGGACGTTTCGCCGGGAGGATACAGGGTCGCTACTTTAAAGCAGCTTGTGGCAGCACAGTTTCCAGACTCCATCCCAGACCCTGAACTCATAG AGCTGGTTCACTGTGGGCGGAAGCTGAAGGATGACTTAACACTGGATGCCTGCGGGATTCAGCCGGGATCCACCGTTCACATCCTGAAAAAGACTTGGGCAGAGCCGGAGAGCTGTCCAG AGCCTGTGAACAGAGCGACTGCAGCCAGGGAGTTCAGGGTGTTTCATGCTGCTCTTCACTCTCTCAACTCTGCCTACAGAGACTCG GTATATAAAATGCTGACAAATAAAGAGTCTCTGGATCAGATCATTGTGGCCACACCAGGGCTGCGGTCAGACCCAGTGGCCTTAG GGGTGCTCCAAGACAAAGACCTCTTTGTGCAGTTCACAGACCCgaacatgctggatgt GTTGATCAGTTCGCACCCAGCCCTTGTCAATGCCATCATCCTGGTCCTGCACTCTGTGGCGGGCAGTATGCCCACGCAGTCCAGCGCCAGCTCTTCTCGCAACGTCTCTACCAGTTCTTACAGTGACATGCCAG GAGGCTTCATGTTTGAGGGCATGTCTGACGATGAGGATGATATCCAGTCC GGGAGCCCAGCAGGTCCgtccagcagagcaggaggctCGACGGGAATGCGTCCAGTCTCTCTGAGCCACAGTGGAGCGACAGGCCCTCGACCAATAACACAGAGCGAGCTGGCGACGGCTTTGGCCCTCGCCAGCACTCCTGACAGCAGTGCGGTCACTCCAACCACTTCAAGCCAG GCAGACCCCTCCAGTAGTGTAGCCCCAATGCCAGCAGGGACCCCAGTCAGCAACGATCTCTTCAGCCAGGCGCTGCAGCAAGCTCTGCAAGCCTCCAACATGTCTGCTCTGCAG GGCCGATGGCAGTCCCAGATGCAGCAGCTCAGGGACATGGGGATCCAGGATGAGGAGCTGATGCTGAGGGCGCTGCAGGCCACAGATGGTGACATCCAGGCTGCCCTGGAGCTCATATTTGCTGGAGGCCCAGGACTCTGA